One genomic segment of Sphaerodactylus townsendi isolate TG3544 linkage group LG07, MPM_Stown_v2.3, whole genome shotgun sequence includes these proteins:
- the LOC125436943 gene encoding DNA polymerase delta subunit 3-like: protein MEDELYLENIDEFVTDQNRVVTYKWLSYTLGVHVNQAKQMLYDYVERKRKENSGAQLHVVYLVAGNLVQNGHVLHKVAVVREDQLEGRFVKSGMSKNQSVVLPASWEYDSWHSDTPRPCLVSASALTGLEGASPGPQNPEAGW, encoded by the exons ATGGAGGACGAGCTTTACCTGGAGAACATCGACGAGTTCGTCACGGACCAGAACCGAGTC GTGACATACAAATGGCTGAGCTACACCCTAGGGGTTCACGTCAACCAAGCCAAGCA gATGCTGTACGACTACGTGGAAAGAAAGCGGAAGGAGAATTCAGGAGCCCAGCTGCACGTCGTCTACTTAGTGGCAGGAAACCTTGTGCAGAACGGCCACGTG CTGCACAAGGTCGCAGTAGTGAGAGAAGATCAGCTAGAAGGTAGGTTCGTGAAGAGTGGGATGTCTAAGAACCAAAGTGTAGTTCTGCCGGCATCTTGGGAATATGACAGCTGGCATTCAGACACCCCT AGGCCCTGCTTGGTTTCAGCTTCGGCTCTTACAGGCCTTGAAGGAGCTTCGCCAGGTCCGCAGAACCCCGAGGCCGGCTGgtga